In Candidatus Paceibacterota bacterium, the following proteins share a genomic window:
- a CDS encoding PEP-utilizing enzyme: MLDIKEFYKGDWVYSFTRRMTYQKIRLYHYGYWNTFSKLFGVKQKYECFRVKSGNMETYLAKDEIESFESMAIKKFTDSNFIKNVVTTLAKNIINDFDNYLSFLHTLKPFIANDISDADLIDILERYYSFERNISADFWILFNDVEHALGKAIRQHLALINVSETEADNILHIISEPIYPNPLEMELISLYKIALLDKDIMEKHLIAHIEEYCYMPMYDINYEPNKPKYYTERLSELLKKDREVLRGELNNLENKYIERRKISDRTLNQYKENEEVFILLNMFVSYSYLKDKKPYIRDKGGYYVKPLFERIAKKIKLTLDQTLFLNESEIKSSILEGKSVISRETLDLRQQNSLYFCENDKIIVVTDRDELQLIDNSLHKEETIKELKGTGVAKGNVSGRVSIVLSNSDFLKFKKGDILVSSATRPDFVPLMEKALAIITDEGGLLSHAAIVSRELKKPCIVGTKNATKVLKDGDMVEVDANKGIVKIIK; encoded by the coding sequence ATGTTAGACATAAAAGAGTTTTATAAAGGAGATTGGGTTTATAGTTTTACACGCAGAATGACATATCAAAAAATTCGCTTGTATCATTATGGTTATTGGAATACCTTTTCGAAGCTCTTCGGCGTAAAACAGAAATATGAATGTTTCAGGGTTAAGAGCGGTAATATGGAAACATATTTAGCTAAAGATGAAATTGAATCATTCGAGAGTATGGCTATCAAAAAGTTTACTGATTCTAATTTTATAAAAAATGTAGTGACGACATTGGCAAAAAATATTATCAACGACTTCGATAATTATCTATCTTTCCTACATACACTCAAACCATTTATCGCTAATGATATTAGTGACGCAGATTTAATTGATATTTTAGAAAGATATTATTCATTTGAAAGAAATATATCTGCCGATTTCTGGATACTTTTTAACGATGTGGAACATGCCCTCGGTAAAGCTATTAGACAACACCTTGCTTTGATAAATGTGTCGGAGACAGAAGCTGATAACATTCTTCACATAATCTCTGAACCTATATATCCAAATCCTCTTGAAATGGAGTTAATATCTCTCTACAAAATTGCACTATTAGACAAAGATATTATGGAGAAGCACTTAATTGCTCACATTGAAGAATACTGTTATATGCCAATGTACGATATAAATTATGAGCCTAATAAACCGAAATACTATACGGAAAGGTTGAGCGAACTGCTTAAAAAAGACAGAGAAGTTTTAAGGGGTGAACTAAATAACCTTGAGAATAAGTATATAGAAAGACGTAAAATTTCTGATAGAACATTGAATCAGTATAAAGAAAATGAGGAAGTATTTATACTCTTAAATATGTTTGTATCTTATTCATATCTTAAAGATAAAAAACCATATATTAGAGATAAGGGCGGATATTATGTTAAACCTCTATTCGAGAGAATTGCTAAAAAAATAAAATTAACACTCGATCAGACACTTTTCTTAAATGAATCCGAGATTAAATCTTCCATACTTGAAGGGAAATCAGTTATCTCGAGAGAGACACTAGACTTAAGACAGCAAAATAGTCTGTACTTCTGTGAAAATGACAAAATTATCGTTGTTACTGATAGAGACGAATTACAGTTAATCGATAACAGTCTACACAAAGAGGAGACAATAAAAGAGTTAAAAGGTACGGGAGTTGCAAAAGGTAATGTTTCTGGCAGAGTTTCTATTGTTCTAAGTAATAGTGATTTTCTTAAGTTTAAAAAAGGAGACATACTCGTATCTAGTGCTACAAGACCAGATTTTGTGCCACTTATGGAAAAAGCATTAGCCATCATAACAGACGAGGGCGGGCTTTTGTCCCACGCAGCGATAGTGTCACGTGAGTTAAAAAAACCTTGTATTGTCGGTACAAAAAATGCCACCAAGGTATTAAAAGACGGCGATATGGTGGAAGTTGATGCAAATAAAGGAATTGTTAAAATAATAAAATGA
- a CDS encoding PEP-utilizing enzyme → MKKIETTITRDLSLIDIRAWHSGYTTGMQKWLGWSYSDSVFYIHDGYTEIMRPPEEHLIGFRDKVFSKIDSDENWFGKESDRFDNLVKEIYVFFDESNRKIDEAPDPEIAQIYKKYVDYISCAMCPFVVMFWLPVWLENDIVRKEKYAKEIEIAIAYRKKTEHLFPGGAELTNKILSRVSKETKIDNHILRVLSGEELTDYLIGGIRPDTEELKERIKGFVYSKKGIILTDNTTENFRKVINGIGYDFVVKKHGNIKELKGQVACGGKVRGKVRIIMSKKDIGTLEDGEILITAMTTPEYLPAMHKSAAFVTDEGGITCHAAIVARELKKPCIIGTKNATKVFKDGDMVEVDADKGIVKVIE, encoded by the coding sequence ATGAAGAAAATTGAAACAACAATAACCAGAGACCTCTCATTAATAGACATAAGGGCTTGGCATAGTGGCTATACTACAGGAATGCAAAAATGGCTGGGTTGGTCATATTCTGACTCGGTTTTTTATATACACGATGGATATACAGAAATAATGAGGCCACCAGAAGAACACCTGATTGGTTTTAGAGATAAGGTTTTTTCAAAGATCGATTCTGATGAGAATTGGTTTGGTAAAGAATCAGATAGATTTGATAATCTTGTAAAAGAGATTTATGTTTTCTTTGATGAATCAAATAGAAAAATTGATGAAGCACCTGATCCTGAAATTGCTCAAATCTATAAAAAGTATGTCGACTATATAAGTTGTGCAATGTGTCCTTTTGTGGTTATGTTTTGGCTTCCTGTTTGGTTAGAAAACGATATAGTGAGAAAAGAAAAATATGCAAAAGAAATAGAGATTGCTATTGCATACAGAAAAAAGACGGAGCATTTGTTTCCTGGAGGAGCTGAACTAACTAATAAAATTCTTTCTAGGGTTTCAAAAGAAACCAAAATCGACAACCATATTCTCAGGGTATTATCTGGTGAAGAATTAACAGATTATTTAATTGGTGGCATAAGACCAGATACTGAAGAACTTAAAGAGAGGATAAAGGGTTTTGTATATTCAAAGAAGGGGATAATTTTGACTGACAATACTACAGAAAATTTTAGAAAAGTAATAAACGGAATAGGTTATGATTTTGTTGTAAAAAAACACGGCAATATCAAAGAGCTAAAAGGTCAAGTAGCCTGTGGCGGTAAGGTTAGAGGAAAAGTAAGGATTATTATGAGTAAAAAAGATATCGGAACTTTAGAAGATGGTGAAATTCTGATAACTGCAATGACAACACCAGAATATCTCCCTGCAATGCATAAATCTGCGGCTTTTGTTACCGATGAAGGTGGAATCACATGTCATGCTGCTATCGTCGCACGAGAACTTAAAAAACCCTGTATTATAGGTACAAAAAATGCCACCAAAGTTTTCAAAGATGGAGATATGGTAGAGGTGGATGCGGATAAGGGAATAGTAAAGGTAATTGAATAA
- a CDS encoding PEP-utilizing enzyme, with product MKDIINDIRFAEDRDSFIKELKKIEWTHWLNRPYSVFMATICWEGVREKFYSRSGLHGLGADNYLYQFPDIYYDVKFYEKGVTFFDNYFKSHKMSDLSNILDITHKRHVVSLGEIINDNNKTIPQKIALVSDMVKDYLFYLNVIPNLEEYFNKRIATEVPKYIQGDYSRFVGDMCIPTKKNAYVLMLEELMSGVPIKEIKNKYGWMRSRDGFTDFYTEEDFEEIKRGFKEPQKHEVIIPEELKDLAKELKELNFFRTDRTDKFYEFHGIARPLFEETAKHIGVSFKDLADYDANSIITGQPKRYNKNFSYGLIDNKYIVSNEPLISDFKKHKSDEVKGRTAFKGVVRGIARIVTHSNDIDKVKEGDILIAQMTFPSFISAMQKSAAFVTDEGSITCHAAIIAREMKKPCIIGTKNATHVLKDGDMVEVDADKGIVRIIK from the coding sequence ATGAAAGACATAATTAATGATATAAGATTTGCCGAAGACAGAGATTCCTTTATTAAGGAATTGAAGAAGATAGAGTGGACACATTGGCTTAATCGCCCATATTCTGTCTTTATGGCAACAATATGTTGGGAGGGAGTAAGGGAAAAGTTTTATTCAAGAAGCGGGCTTCACGGTTTAGGAGCTGATAACTATCTCTATCAATTTCCTGATATATATTATGACGTTAAGTTTTATGAAAAAGGTGTTACTTTCTTTGATAATTATTTCAAGTCACACAAAATGTCAGATCTGTCTAATATCTTAGATATCACTCACAAACGCCACGTAGTAAGTCTTGGAGAGATTATAAATGATAATAACAAAACAATACCACAGAAGATTGCTCTTGTGTCAGATATGGTTAAAGACTACTTATTTTATTTAAATGTCATCCCTAATCTGGAAGAATATTTTAACAAGAGAATAGCGACAGAAGTACCAAAATATATTCAGGGAGACTATTCAAGATTCGTGGGTGATATGTGTATACCGACTAAGAAAAATGCATATGTCTTAATGTTGGAAGAATTAATGTCCGGGGTCCCTATAAAAGAGATAAAAAACAAGTATGGCTGGATGAGATCGAGAGATGGTTTTACTGATTTTTATACTGAAGAAGATTTTGAAGAGATAAAGAGGGGTTTTAAGGAGCCGCAAAAGCATGAAGTTATTATTCCGGAAGAATTAAAAGATTTAGCGAAAGAGCTTAAAGAATTGAATTTTTTTAGGACTGATAGGACGGACAAGTTTTATGAATTTCATGGCATAGCAAGACCGCTTTTTGAAGAAACCGCTAAACATATCGGAGTAAGTTTTAAAGATCTTGCTGATTATGATGCGAATTCCATTATTACAGGTCAACCAAAGAGATATAATAAAAACTTCAGTTACGGACTGATAGATAATAAATATATTGTCTCAAATGAACCATTAATTTCGGATTTCAAAAAACATAAAAGTGATGAGGTAAAAGGCAGAACCGCATTTAAAGGGGTCGTACGAGGCATTGCAAGGATAGTAACCCACTCAAATGACATTGATAAGGTCAAAGAAGGTGATATTTTAATCGCTCAAATGACTTTCCCATCTTTTATTTCGGCAATGCAAAAATCAGCCGCTTTTGTGACAGACGAAGGCAGCATTACTTGTCACGCGGCTATTATAGCCAGAGAAATGAAAAAACCGTGTATCATAGGCACTAAAAACGCCACGCACGTATTGAAAGACGGAGATATGGTGGAAGTAGATGCGGATAAGGGAATAGTGAGAATAATAAAATAA